One window of the Syngnathus typhle isolate RoL2023-S1 ecotype Sweden linkage group LG21, RoL_Styp_1.0, whole genome shotgun sequence genome contains the following:
- the LOC133145194 gene encoding zinc finger protein 709-like isoform X1, which produces MESILFSTISQGTQLPLPSLRLLVPPLQLLSASMWQTLKIQEVTSYWEIADFVSLAVEIVPELLVYKHRMQLNLGLRARYILELCRREHPLEYDVILSLLDKMKRQKTSAEHVNEEEEAIMRFVDSIQVLLKNPEERQHFFMEVFPSCYGPEYDQDLKSLFWEFLCRLAQLLPVPDLKQTVCWLESSITDECVHPLSEVNDLKVLLQHHKHLRRLKRHVPATSMGDKILASLSAFHPGGTAKAEEQSNQAGSESHIHVATVGEVTIEVTAEVEVGLEENGLVQQAEEMTSDVDDGKDREGMDGKTQSDLARTQQQSASGPHDCPDCDKKFKFASLLTAHRVIHTGERPHRCSECGRCFSFRQALRRHRNTHKTRRQTHDQLEFTNRSKTHIGSARGDAAEMPGNAGAEPVDKVVPLVNVRTSRRKRQPTMKIQVINLQKRMNSKTKQDVSGEKPAASFTCSSEHSYWSPSVSAKDAEEEDEPSRQQLERVGSGDDKMAGAADEEGRFTCRDCGKSFKFLCLLKSHQRIHTGEQPFVCSQCGRPFSFKQSLQRHKQTHKPGRYERGGVHGEALNSHVRAHTDSGRSVCSECGRKFAGKSALMRHLRTHGERVQNSLGCPQCELSFRCAGSLASHLRTHREERSFSCSCGKSFAYRTALGAHQRIHQKERPHVCAQCGKGFLYKGGLLSHMKIHSDEMPFMCSFCGKCFKRERNMKKHERCHTRENVYACSQCDKSFVYKATLTRHELTHSGERPFLCSDCGKGFFSHGELLKHERFHTGHKPFQCPHCGKKFTQSCYLTVHLRYHTGVRPYTCGQCDKSFFSATRLKRHAQTHTGEKPFRCGECGKAFKQSHSLKMHHRTHKIT; this is translated from the exons ATGGAGTCGATTCTTTTTTCAACCATTTCCCAAG gtacTCAATTACCTCTGCCTTCTCTTCGTCTACTGGTGCCGCCTCTGCAGCTCCTGTCAGCTTCCATGTGGCAGACCCTAAAGATACAAGAAGTCACCAGCTACTGGGAAATCGCCGACTTTGTCTCTTTGGCCGTGGAGATTGTCCCGGAGCTGCTCGTGTACAAGCACAGGATGCAACTTAACCTGGGTTTAAGAGCCAGG TATATTCTCGAATTATGCCGACGTGAACATCCGCTGGAATATGACGTCATCTTGTCACTTCTGGACAAGATGAAACGACAAAAAACCTCTGCAGAACAC GtgaatgaagaagaagaagccataATGCGCTTCGTGGATTCAATTCAGGTTCTGCTCAAGAATCCCGAAGAGAGACAACACTTTTTTATG GAGGTCTTCCCATCTTGTTATGGACCCGAGTATGACCAGGATCTAAAGTCGCTGTTTTGGGAGTTCCTCTGTCGACTCGCTCAACTGTTACCTGTTCCTGATCTCAAACAG ACTGTTTGCTGGCTTGAATCTTCAATAACAGATGAATGCGTGCATCCACTTAGCGAAGTTAATGACTTAAAAGTTTTACTCCAGCACCACAAACACCTCAGACGTTTAAAGCGGCAtg ttccagctACAAGCATGGGGGACAAAATCCTTGCCTCCCTTTCTGCCTTCCATCCTGGCGGAACGGCCAAAGCGGAAGAGCAGTCGAACCAAGCAGGCTCGGAGAGTCACATCCATGTAGCCACAGTAGGTGAGGTGACCATTGAGGTCACTGCAGAAGTGGAGGTGGGATTAGAAGAAAATGGTTTGGTCCAGCAAGCAGAAGAGATGACCTCAGATGTGGATGACGGTAAAGATAGGGAAGGAATGGATGGAAAGACGCAAAGCGACCTCGCCAGGACGCAGCAGCAGAGCGCTTCGGGCCCTCACGACTGTCCGGACTGCGACAAAAAATTCAAGTTCGCCTCGTTGCTCACGGCCCACCGGGTCATCCACACAGGGGAGCGCCCCCACCGCTGCTCCGAATGCGGCCGCTGCTTCTCTTTCCGGCAGGCCCTGAGACGGCACAGAAACACGCACAAAACACGCAGGCAAACGCATGACCAGCTGGAGTTCACAAACCGCTCGAAAACTCACATCGGGTCAGCGAGGGGCGACGCGGCGGAAATGCCGGGAAATGCGGGAGCGGAGCCCGTCGACAAAGTCGTTCCTCTCGTTAATGTCCGCACGAGCCGGCGCAAACGCCAACCCACCATGAAGATCCAAGTCATCAACTTGCAGAAACGCATGAACAGCAAGACGAAGCAGGACGTCAGCGGGGAGAAGCCGGCAGCCTCCTTCACTTG CAGTTCCGAGCATTCGTACTGGTCACCCTCCGTTTCAGCAAAGGATGCCGAGGAAG AGGACGAGCCGTCGCGGCAGCAACTGGAGCGTGTTGGCTCCGGTGATGACAAGATGGCCGGTGCCGCCGACGAGGAGGGTCGCTTCACCTGCAGGGACTGCGGCAAGAGCTTCAAGTTCCTGtgcttgcttaaatcgcaccaGCGCATCCACACGGGCGAGCAGCCGTTCGTCTGCTCGCAGTGCGGACGACCTTTCTCCTTCAAGCAGTCCCTGCAGAGACACAAGCAGACGCACAAGCCCGGCAGGTACGAGCGCGGCGGCGTCCACGGCGAGGCGCTTAACTCGCACGTGCGCGCCCACACGGACAGCGGCCGCTCGGTGTGCTCCGAGTGCGGCCGCAAGTTCGCCGGCAAGTCGGCGCTGATGAGGCACCTCCGGACGCACGGCGAGCGCGTCCAGAATTCGCTGGGATGCCCTCAGTGCGAGCTGAGCTTCCGTTGCGCCGGCTCCCTCGCCAGCCACCTGCGCACCCACCGGGAGGAGCGATCCTTCTCCTGCAGCTGCGGCAAGAGCTTCGCCTACCGGACGGCGCTGGGCGCCCACCAGCGCATCCACCAGAAAGAGCGTCCGCACGTCTGCGCCCAGTGCGGCAAGGGCTTCCTCTACAAAGGCGGCCTGCTCAGCCACATGAAGATCCACTCGGACGAGATGCCCTTCATGTGCTCCTTCTGCGGCAAGTGTTTCAAGAGGGAGCGCAACATGAAGAAGCACGAGCGCTGCCACACCAGGGAGAACGTCTACGCCTGCTCGCAGTGCGACAAGAGCTTCGTGTACAAGGCCACGCTGACCCGCCACGAGCTGACGCACTCGGGCGAGCGGCCGTTCCTCTGCTCCGACTGCGGCAAGGGCTTCTTCTCGCACGGCGAGCTGCTCAAGCACGAGCGCTTCCACACGGGCCACAAGCCCTTCCAGTGCCCGCACTGCGGCAAGAAGTTCACCCAGTCCTGCTACCTGACGGTCCACCTGCGCTACCACACGGGCGTGCGGCCGTACACCTGCGGCCAGTGCGACAAGAGCTTCTTCAGCGCCACCCGGCTGAAGAGACACGCGCAGACCCACACGGGAGAGAAACCCTTTCGCTGCGGCGAGTGCGGCAAAGCCTTCAAGCAGTCCCACAGCCTCAAAATGCATCACCGCACGCATAAGATAACTTGA
- the LOC133145194 gene encoding zinc finger protein 835-like isoform X5, with protein MWQTLKIQEVTSYWEIADFVSLAVEIVPELLVYKHRMQLNLGLRARYILELCRREHPLEYDVILSLLDKMKRQKTSAEHVNEEEEAIMRFVDSIQVLLKNPEERQHFFMEVFPSCYGPEYDQDLKSLFWEFLCRLAQLLPVPDLKQTVCWLESSITDECVHPLSEVNDLKVLLQHHKHLRRLKRHVPATSMGDKILASLSAFHPGGTAKAEEQSNQAGSESHIHVATVGEVTIEVTAEVEVGLEENGLVQQAEEMTSDVDDGKDREGMDGKTQSDLARTQQQSASGPHDCPDCDKKFKFASLLTAHRVIHTGERPHRCSECGRCFSFRQALRRHRNTHKTRRQTHDQLEFTNRSKTHIGSARGDAAEMPGNAGAEPVDKVVPLVNVRTSRRKRQPTMKIQVINLQKRMNSKTKQDVSGEKPAASFTCSSEHSYWSPSVSAKDAEEEDEPSRQQLERVGSGDDKMAGAADEEGRFTCRDCGKSFKFLCLLKSHQRIHTGEQPFVCSQCGRPFSFKQSLQRHKQTHKPGRYERGGVHGEALNSHVRAHTDSGRSVCSECGRKFAGKSALMRHLRTHGERVQNSLGCPQCELSFRCAGSLASHLRTHREERSFSCSCGKSFAYRTALGAHQRIHQKERPHVCAQCGKGFLYKGGLLSHMKIHSDEMPFMCSFCGKCFKRERNMKKHERCHTRENVYACSQCDKSFVYKATLTRHELTHSGERPFLCSDCGKGFFSHGELLKHERFHTGHKPFQCPHCGKKFTQSCYLTVHLRYHTGVRPYTCGQCDKSFFSATRLKRHAQTHTGEKPFRCGECGKAFKQSHSLKMHHRTHKIT; from the exons ATGTGGCAGACCCTAAAGATACAAGAAGTCACCAGCTACTGGGAAATCGCCGACTTTGTCTCTTTGGCCGTGGAGATTGTCCCGGAGCTGCTCGTGTACAAGCACAGGATGCAACTTAACCTGGGTTTAAGAGCCAGG TATATTCTCGAATTATGCCGACGTGAACATCCGCTGGAATATGACGTCATCTTGTCACTTCTGGACAAGATGAAACGACAAAAAACCTCTGCAGAACAC GtgaatgaagaagaagaagccataATGCGCTTCGTGGATTCAATTCAGGTTCTGCTCAAGAATCCCGAAGAGAGACAACACTTTTTTATG GAGGTCTTCCCATCTTGTTATGGACCCGAGTATGACCAGGATCTAAAGTCGCTGTTTTGGGAGTTCCTCTGTCGACTCGCTCAACTGTTACCTGTTCCTGATCTCAAACAG ACTGTTTGCTGGCTTGAATCTTCAATAACAGATGAATGCGTGCATCCACTTAGCGAAGTTAATGACTTAAAAGTTTTACTCCAGCACCACAAACACCTCAGACGTTTAAAGCGGCAtg ttccagctACAAGCATGGGGGACAAAATCCTTGCCTCCCTTTCTGCCTTCCATCCTGGCGGAACGGCCAAAGCGGAAGAGCAGTCGAACCAAGCAGGCTCGGAGAGTCACATCCATGTAGCCACAGTAGGTGAGGTGACCATTGAGGTCACTGCAGAAGTGGAGGTGGGATTAGAAGAAAATGGTTTGGTCCAGCAAGCAGAAGAGATGACCTCAGATGTGGATGACGGTAAAGATAGGGAAGGAATGGATGGAAAGACGCAAAGCGACCTCGCCAGGACGCAGCAGCAGAGCGCTTCGGGCCCTCACGACTGTCCGGACTGCGACAAAAAATTCAAGTTCGCCTCGTTGCTCACGGCCCACCGGGTCATCCACACAGGGGAGCGCCCCCACCGCTGCTCCGAATGCGGCCGCTGCTTCTCTTTCCGGCAGGCCCTGAGACGGCACAGAAACACGCACAAAACACGCAGGCAAACGCATGACCAGCTGGAGTTCACAAACCGCTCGAAAACTCACATCGGGTCAGCGAGGGGCGACGCGGCGGAAATGCCGGGAAATGCGGGAGCGGAGCCCGTCGACAAAGTCGTTCCTCTCGTTAATGTCCGCACGAGCCGGCGCAAACGCCAACCCACCATGAAGATCCAAGTCATCAACTTGCAGAAACGCATGAACAGCAAGACGAAGCAGGACGTCAGCGGGGAGAAGCCGGCAGCCTCCTTCACTTG CAGTTCCGAGCATTCGTACTGGTCACCCTCCGTTTCAGCAAAGGATGCCGAGGAAG AGGACGAGCCGTCGCGGCAGCAACTGGAGCGTGTTGGCTCCGGTGATGACAAGATGGCCGGTGCCGCCGACGAGGAGGGTCGCTTCACCTGCAGGGACTGCGGCAAGAGCTTCAAGTTCCTGtgcttgcttaaatcgcaccaGCGCATCCACACGGGCGAGCAGCCGTTCGTCTGCTCGCAGTGCGGACGACCTTTCTCCTTCAAGCAGTCCCTGCAGAGACACAAGCAGACGCACAAGCCCGGCAGGTACGAGCGCGGCGGCGTCCACGGCGAGGCGCTTAACTCGCACGTGCGCGCCCACACGGACAGCGGCCGCTCGGTGTGCTCCGAGTGCGGCCGCAAGTTCGCCGGCAAGTCGGCGCTGATGAGGCACCTCCGGACGCACGGCGAGCGCGTCCAGAATTCGCTGGGATGCCCTCAGTGCGAGCTGAGCTTCCGTTGCGCCGGCTCCCTCGCCAGCCACCTGCGCACCCACCGGGAGGAGCGATCCTTCTCCTGCAGCTGCGGCAAGAGCTTCGCCTACCGGACGGCGCTGGGCGCCCACCAGCGCATCCACCAGAAAGAGCGTCCGCACGTCTGCGCCCAGTGCGGCAAGGGCTTCCTCTACAAAGGCGGCCTGCTCAGCCACATGAAGATCCACTCGGACGAGATGCCCTTCATGTGCTCCTTCTGCGGCAAGTGTTTCAAGAGGGAGCGCAACATGAAGAAGCACGAGCGCTGCCACACCAGGGAGAACGTCTACGCCTGCTCGCAGTGCGACAAGAGCTTCGTGTACAAGGCCACGCTGACCCGCCACGAGCTGACGCACTCGGGCGAGCGGCCGTTCCTCTGCTCCGACTGCGGCAAGGGCTTCTTCTCGCACGGCGAGCTGCTCAAGCACGAGCGCTTCCACACGGGCCACAAGCCCTTCCAGTGCCCGCACTGCGGCAAGAAGTTCACCCAGTCCTGCTACCTGACGGTCCACCTGCGCTACCACACGGGCGTGCGGCCGTACACCTGCGGCCAGTGCGACAAGAGCTTCTTCAGCGCCACCCGGCTGAAGAGACACGCGCAGACCCACACGGGAGAGAAACCCTTTCGCTGCGGCGAGTGCGGCAAAGCCTTCAAGCAGTCCCACAGCCTCAAAATGCATCACCGCACGCATAAGATAACTTGA
- the LOC133145194 gene encoding zinc finger protein 605-like isoform X2, translating into MESILFSTISQGTQLPLPSLRLLVPPLQLLSASMWQTLKIQEVTSYWEIADFVSLAVEIVPELLVYKHRMQLNLGLRARYILELCRREHPLEYDVILSLLDKMKRQKTSAEHVNEEEEAIMRFVDSIQVLLKNPEERQHFFMEVFPSCYGPEYDQDLKSLFWEFLCRLAQLLPVPDLKQTVCWLESSITDECVHPLSEVNDLKVLLQHHKHLRRLKRHVPATSMGDKILASLSAFHPGGTAKAEEQSNQAGSESHIHVATVGEVTIEVTAEVEVGLEENGLVQQAEEMTSDVDDGKDREGMDGKTQSDLARTQQQSASGPHDCPDCDKKFKFASLLTAHRVIHTGERPHRCSECGRCFSFRQALRRHRNTHKTRRQTHDQLEFTNRSKTHIGSARGDAAEMPGNAGAEPVDKVVPLVNVRTSRRKRQPTMKIQVINLQKRMNSKTKQDVSGEKPAASFTCSEHSYWSPSVSAKDAEEEDEPSRQQLERVGSGDDKMAGAADEEGRFTCRDCGKSFKFLCLLKSHQRIHTGEQPFVCSQCGRPFSFKQSLQRHKQTHKPGRYERGGVHGEALNSHVRAHTDSGRSVCSECGRKFAGKSALMRHLRTHGERVQNSLGCPQCELSFRCAGSLASHLRTHREERSFSCSCGKSFAYRTALGAHQRIHQKERPHVCAQCGKGFLYKGGLLSHMKIHSDEMPFMCSFCGKCFKRERNMKKHERCHTRENVYACSQCDKSFVYKATLTRHELTHSGERPFLCSDCGKGFFSHGELLKHERFHTGHKPFQCPHCGKKFTQSCYLTVHLRYHTGVRPYTCGQCDKSFFSATRLKRHAQTHTGEKPFRCGECGKAFKQSHSLKMHHRTHKIT; encoded by the exons ATGGAGTCGATTCTTTTTTCAACCATTTCCCAAG gtacTCAATTACCTCTGCCTTCTCTTCGTCTACTGGTGCCGCCTCTGCAGCTCCTGTCAGCTTCCATGTGGCAGACCCTAAAGATACAAGAAGTCACCAGCTACTGGGAAATCGCCGACTTTGTCTCTTTGGCCGTGGAGATTGTCCCGGAGCTGCTCGTGTACAAGCACAGGATGCAACTTAACCTGGGTTTAAGAGCCAGG TATATTCTCGAATTATGCCGACGTGAACATCCGCTGGAATATGACGTCATCTTGTCACTTCTGGACAAGATGAAACGACAAAAAACCTCTGCAGAACAC GtgaatgaagaagaagaagccataATGCGCTTCGTGGATTCAATTCAGGTTCTGCTCAAGAATCCCGAAGAGAGACAACACTTTTTTATG GAGGTCTTCCCATCTTGTTATGGACCCGAGTATGACCAGGATCTAAAGTCGCTGTTTTGGGAGTTCCTCTGTCGACTCGCTCAACTGTTACCTGTTCCTGATCTCAAACAG ACTGTTTGCTGGCTTGAATCTTCAATAACAGATGAATGCGTGCATCCACTTAGCGAAGTTAATGACTTAAAAGTTTTACTCCAGCACCACAAACACCTCAGACGTTTAAAGCGGCAtg ttccagctACAAGCATGGGGGACAAAATCCTTGCCTCCCTTTCTGCCTTCCATCCTGGCGGAACGGCCAAAGCGGAAGAGCAGTCGAACCAAGCAGGCTCGGAGAGTCACATCCATGTAGCCACAGTAGGTGAGGTGACCATTGAGGTCACTGCAGAAGTGGAGGTGGGATTAGAAGAAAATGGTTTGGTCCAGCAAGCAGAAGAGATGACCTCAGATGTGGATGACGGTAAAGATAGGGAAGGAATGGATGGAAAGACGCAAAGCGACCTCGCCAGGACGCAGCAGCAGAGCGCTTCGGGCCCTCACGACTGTCCGGACTGCGACAAAAAATTCAAGTTCGCCTCGTTGCTCACGGCCCACCGGGTCATCCACACAGGGGAGCGCCCCCACCGCTGCTCCGAATGCGGCCGCTGCTTCTCTTTCCGGCAGGCCCTGAGACGGCACAGAAACACGCACAAAACACGCAGGCAAACGCATGACCAGCTGGAGTTCACAAACCGCTCGAAAACTCACATCGGGTCAGCGAGGGGCGACGCGGCGGAAATGCCGGGAAATGCGGGAGCGGAGCCCGTCGACAAAGTCGTTCCTCTCGTTAATGTCCGCACGAGCCGGCGCAAACGCCAACCCACCATGAAGATCCAAGTCATCAACTTGCAGAAACGCATGAACAGCAAGACGAAGCAGGACGTCAGCGGGGAGAAGCCGGCAGCCTCCTTCACTTG TTCCGAGCATTCGTACTGGTCACCCTCCGTTTCAGCAAAGGATGCCGAGGAAG AGGACGAGCCGTCGCGGCAGCAACTGGAGCGTGTTGGCTCCGGTGATGACAAGATGGCCGGTGCCGCCGACGAGGAGGGTCGCTTCACCTGCAGGGACTGCGGCAAGAGCTTCAAGTTCCTGtgcttgcttaaatcgcaccaGCGCATCCACACGGGCGAGCAGCCGTTCGTCTGCTCGCAGTGCGGACGACCTTTCTCCTTCAAGCAGTCCCTGCAGAGACACAAGCAGACGCACAAGCCCGGCAGGTACGAGCGCGGCGGCGTCCACGGCGAGGCGCTTAACTCGCACGTGCGCGCCCACACGGACAGCGGCCGCTCGGTGTGCTCCGAGTGCGGCCGCAAGTTCGCCGGCAAGTCGGCGCTGATGAGGCACCTCCGGACGCACGGCGAGCGCGTCCAGAATTCGCTGGGATGCCCTCAGTGCGAGCTGAGCTTCCGTTGCGCCGGCTCCCTCGCCAGCCACCTGCGCACCCACCGGGAGGAGCGATCCTTCTCCTGCAGCTGCGGCAAGAGCTTCGCCTACCGGACGGCGCTGGGCGCCCACCAGCGCATCCACCAGAAAGAGCGTCCGCACGTCTGCGCCCAGTGCGGCAAGGGCTTCCTCTACAAAGGCGGCCTGCTCAGCCACATGAAGATCCACTCGGACGAGATGCCCTTCATGTGCTCCTTCTGCGGCAAGTGTTTCAAGAGGGAGCGCAACATGAAGAAGCACGAGCGCTGCCACACCAGGGAGAACGTCTACGCCTGCTCGCAGTGCGACAAGAGCTTCGTGTACAAGGCCACGCTGACCCGCCACGAGCTGACGCACTCGGGCGAGCGGCCGTTCCTCTGCTCCGACTGCGGCAAGGGCTTCTTCTCGCACGGCGAGCTGCTCAAGCACGAGCGCTTCCACACGGGCCACAAGCCCTTCCAGTGCCCGCACTGCGGCAAGAAGTTCACCCAGTCCTGCTACCTGACGGTCCACCTGCGCTACCACACGGGCGTGCGGCCGTACACCTGCGGCCAGTGCGACAAGAGCTTCTTCAGCGCCACCCGGCTGAAGAGACACGCGCAGACCCACACGGGAGAGAAACCCTTTCGCTGCGGCGAGTGCGGCAAAGCCTTCAAGCAGTCCCACAGCCTCAAAATGCATCACCGCACGCATAAGATAACTTGA
- the LOC133145194 gene encoding zinc finger protein 345-like isoform X6 yields the protein MESILFSTISQGTQLPLPSLRLLVPPLQLLSASMWQTLKIQEVTSYWEIADFVSLAVEIVPELLVYKHRMQLNLGLRARYILELCRREHPLEYDVILSLLDKMKRQKTSAEHVNEEEEAIMRFVDSIQVLLKNPEERQHFFMEVFPSCYGPEYDQDLKSLFWEFLCRLAQLLPVPDLKQTVCWLESSITDECVHPLSEVNDLKVLLQHHKHLRRLKRHVPATSMGDKILASLSAFHPGGTAKAEEQSNQAGSESHIHVATVGEVTIEVTAEVEVGLEENGLVQQAEEMTSDVDDGKDREGMDGKTQSDLARTQQQSASGPHDCPDCDKKFKFASLLTAHRVIHTGERPHRCSECGRCFSFRQALRRHRNTHKTRRQTHDQLEFTNRSKTHIGSARGDAAEMPGNAGAEPVDKVVPLVNVRTSRRKRQPTMKIQVINLQKRMNSKTKQDVSGEKPAASFTCSSEHSYWSPSVSAKDAEEEDEPSRQQLERVGSGDDKMAGAADEEGRFTCRDCGKSFKFLCLLKSHQRIHTGEQPFVCSQCGRPFSFKQSLQRHKQTHKPGSHLRTHREERSFSCSCGKSFAYRTALGAHQRIHQKERPHVCAQCGKGFLYKGGLLSHMKIHSDEMPFMCSFCGKCFKRERNMKKHERCHTRENVYACSQCDKSFVYKATLTRHELTHSGERPFLCSDCGKGFFSHGELLKHERFHTGHKPFQCPHCGKKFTQSCYLTVHLRYHTGVRPYTCGQCDKSFFSATRLKRHAQTHTGEKPFRCGECGKAFKQSHSLKMHHRTHKIT from the exons ATGGAGTCGATTCTTTTTTCAACCATTTCCCAAG gtacTCAATTACCTCTGCCTTCTCTTCGTCTACTGGTGCCGCCTCTGCAGCTCCTGTCAGCTTCCATGTGGCAGACCCTAAAGATACAAGAAGTCACCAGCTACTGGGAAATCGCCGACTTTGTCTCTTTGGCCGTGGAGATTGTCCCGGAGCTGCTCGTGTACAAGCACAGGATGCAACTTAACCTGGGTTTAAGAGCCAGG TATATTCTCGAATTATGCCGACGTGAACATCCGCTGGAATATGACGTCATCTTGTCACTTCTGGACAAGATGAAACGACAAAAAACCTCTGCAGAACAC GtgaatgaagaagaagaagccataATGCGCTTCGTGGATTCAATTCAGGTTCTGCTCAAGAATCCCGAAGAGAGACAACACTTTTTTATG GAGGTCTTCCCATCTTGTTATGGACCCGAGTATGACCAGGATCTAAAGTCGCTGTTTTGGGAGTTCCTCTGTCGACTCGCTCAACTGTTACCTGTTCCTGATCTCAAACAG ACTGTTTGCTGGCTTGAATCTTCAATAACAGATGAATGCGTGCATCCACTTAGCGAAGTTAATGACTTAAAAGTTTTACTCCAGCACCACAAACACCTCAGACGTTTAAAGCGGCAtg ttccagctACAAGCATGGGGGACAAAATCCTTGCCTCCCTTTCTGCCTTCCATCCTGGCGGAACGGCCAAAGCGGAAGAGCAGTCGAACCAAGCAGGCTCGGAGAGTCACATCCATGTAGCCACAGTAGGTGAGGTGACCATTGAGGTCACTGCAGAAGTGGAGGTGGGATTAGAAGAAAATGGTTTGGTCCAGCAAGCAGAAGAGATGACCTCAGATGTGGATGACGGTAAAGATAGGGAAGGAATGGATGGAAAGACGCAAAGCGACCTCGCCAGGACGCAGCAGCAGAGCGCTTCGGGCCCTCACGACTGTCCGGACTGCGACAAAAAATTCAAGTTCGCCTCGTTGCTCACGGCCCACCGGGTCATCCACACAGGGGAGCGCCCCCACCGCTGCTCCGAATGCGGCCGCTGCTTCTCTTTCCGGCAGGCCCTGAGACGGCACAGAAACACGCACAAAACACGCAGGCAAACGCATGACCAGCTGGAGTTCACAAACCGCTCGAAAACTCACATCGGGTCAGCGAGGGGCGACGCGGCGGAAATGCCGGGAAATGCGGGAGCGGAGCCCGTCGACAAAGTCGTTCCTCTCGTTAATGTCCGCACGAGCCGGCGCAAACGCCAACCCACCATGAAGATCCAAGTCATCAACTTGCAGAAACGCATGAACAGCAAGACGAAGCAGGACGTCAGCGGGGAGAAGCCGGCAGCCTCCTTCACTTG CAGTTCCGAGCATTCGTACTGGTCACCCTCCGTTTCAGCAAAGGATGCCGAGGAAG AGGACGAGCCGTCGCGGCAGCAACTGGAGCGTGTTGGCTCCGGTGATGACAAGATGGCCGGTGCCGCCGACGAGGAGGGTCGCTTCACCTGCAGGGACTGCGGCAAGAGCTTCAAGTTCCTGtgcttgcttaaatcgcaccaGCGCATCCACACGGGCGAGCAGCCGTTCGTCTGCTCGCAGTGCGGACGACCTTTCTCCTTCAAGCAGTCCCTGCAGAGACACAAGCAGACGCACAAGCCCGGCAG CCACCTGCGCACCCACCGGGAGGAGCGATCCTTCTCCTGCAGCTGCGGCAAGAGCTTCGCCTACCGGACGGCGCTGGGCGCCCACCAGCGCATCCACCAGAAAGAGCGTCCGCACGTCTGCGCCCAGTGCGGCAAGGGCTTCCTCTACAAAGGCGGCCTGCTCAGCCACATGAAGATCCACTCGGACGAGATGCCCTTCATGTGCTCCTTCTGCGGCAAGTGTTTCAAGAGGGAGCGCAACATGAAGAAGCACGAGCGCTGCCACACCAGGGAGAACGTCTACGCCTGCTCGCAGTGCGACAAGAGCTTCGTGTACAAGGCCACGCTGACCCGCCACGAGCTGACGCACTCGGGCGAGCGGCCGTTCCTCTGCTCCGACTGCGGCAAGGGCTTCTTCTCGCACGGCGAGCTGCTCAAGCACGAGCGCTTCCACACGGGCCACAAGCCCTTCCAGTGCCCGCACTGCGGCAAGAAGTTCACCCAGTCCTGCTACCTGACGGTCCACCTGCGCTACCACACGGGCGTGCGGCCGTACACCTGCGGCCAGTGCGACAAGAGCTTCTTCAGCGCCACCCGGCTGAAGAGACACGCGCAGACCCACACGGGAGAGAAACCCTTTCGCTGCGGCGAGTGCGGCAAAGCCTTCAAGCAGTCCCACAGCCTCAAAATGCATCACCGCACGCATAAGATAACTTGA